TAATTGCTTGGCCATAGCCACGCCTAAGATTACCCCAACCATCTCGCGGTTAAACTCACGTTTTTCGCCATAGCCAGCATCTTCCATCGCTTCTTTCGCAACCACTAAACTTAATAGTTGCGATACGTCTGTGACTTCCAAAATGCTAGGTGGTATGCCAAATTCCATCGGGTTAAAATCTACCTCTGGAAGAAACCCGCCTCTTTTACAGTAGGTTTTATCTTCAGTAGTTCTAGGATTTGGATCGTAATAATCTTCGACGCTCCAGTGAGTAGAAGGAACATCAGTAATACAATCAATTTTGTTTACTATATTTTGCCAGTATTCCCGCAAATTTCTAGCTTGAGGTAATAGAGAAGCCATTCCAACAATGGCGATAGGATTGTGTTGTAATTGTCTGTTAATTTTGTTGATTGACACTGATTTATCCGATTTCATTTTTTTTCCCTCGATAGACTTAATCACAGCCTGTTCACAATTATTTATCAGGCTCTCTAACTCCGTTAAGGCAGTATCAATTGAATAAGCAGACATAGGGCATAGTTAGTACTGTGAATTGTGTAGCTACAGTAATTTCTGTTGCCTACTAATTAATGAAAAACTCTCGTTTTCTAAGCAGTTAGCTATCTTATCTTTGCTAAATGCTTGTTTCCAAATCGACAACACACGACACATACTGCCAGGGAAAAACCTGATGTTTTCAGGCGGCTTTGGCACACTGCGTAGGCGTAGCCCGTCGTAGACATCGCACAAAAATGTTATCCAACGCTAGACTCTTGAAATTGTGGCAATAGGTCAAAGACGTTGTTAAAACTGGTAAAATAGTTTTGGAGTGTAATAGCTGCTTGACCAGTGAATTTAATCCATTTGTAATGGTAAAGATTTTGAGTAATGGTATCCTACTGGGTGATGGGAACTGAGGAGTAGCTAAGAGAACAGAAACGTTTTTNNNNCCCAAAAGCATTTGATTATCTAGGCTAACCACAGCAACATAGCTGTTGTGAATGACAACGTTCTGTATCTTGTTCAATGTCATAGCCAGTTTCAACGTCCGGGATAATATATTTTATGCTATTTAAACCAGGAAAGTTGACAAGCTTGTTACACAAAAGACACCACCTTGAATCCGAATTTATGTAACTTGAACAAGTAATGAAACGGTCACAAGGTAATGACAAAGCAGTTATCTTTAGTTATTTTTAATTTAAAAATCTCAATTAAATAACTAGTTTGTTTAACTACTTTAAAGCATTGAATTAATAAAAATACTAGCATATTTTACAGAAACTAAATCATTTCTTTAAAGTTATTTCATAAACAAACATCAACAATTACTGATGTTAATTTGAATAAAAATAAGCAAAAAAGTATAATTTATGACTCTATAAATGTATGAGATATTTTGTTATCTACGTGTTAGCCATAAGTTTGTGCTGAATTAAGTTAACAATGAAAATCTGTTGTCTAGTAAATCACAATTGAATGAATACATAGATGAATTAAATATCCATAAGTATTTTTTCTCAGAGAAACATCATAATTTAGTCAAAGTTTTTGGTTATTTTTCAATATAAGTCAAGTTAAAAAGCAAGGTGGTTATTTATAAAGCAAATATTAATTTTTAGTATGTTACTTGATAAACATAATCGTGATTGCATCAGTTAGGGCGAATAGAATTCGCGGCTACACAAACAAAGTCCGCGGAGGCGGACTTGAAAAGTATTTCTCTGTGACTTTAGGCACNTTTAGATCCCCCCTAACCCCCCTTAAAAAGGGGGGAACCGGAGTAAAAGTCCCCCTTTTCAAGGGGGATTTAGGGGGATCTAAAACTTTTGATACCAATAAGAGGACTTTTCAAACATCCTCTAAGAAAAATTGAGTGTTTTAATCCCACGGAGGTGGGTTTTGTTTGTGTAGACGCGGTTTCTAACCGCCCTTTTAACTAGGTATTTTTAGATGTATGTTAACGTAACTCACCAAAGGTATAACTTCATGCATTGAATTAGTAGAATCGAAAGCAATAATAATGTCTTATAGTACACAACCTTGCTAATAATAATCTGTTAGTAATATCAAATCTGCTTAATAACTAAATATCTGTTGGTATTCAATTGCTAAACAAGAGATTAGTGACAAGTAACTTTTGCAGCATCTCATCTTACTGGGATGAAATAATTTAGTGAGAGAATCAGGATTTATGCAAAGCTTTTTGGTTGACAAAAATCAAATTTTACGCCATACTTAATGACAAGTTTATCCANATTTTAAGTTCATTTTTATTAGCGCTTCGTTGTTCTNNNGAGTTAAGTTTTCTGGTTAGCGCTATTGTATTTTACGCTACTGGATTAGATGTCAAATTAGGATATAACTTAGGAAGCTTTGAAGTAACNACTCCATTAATTTTCACGCCACAATAGTAACTTTGGGCGGTAGAAGCGTAGAACAATTCATATAAAACCAATTTAGATCCATCCACATTATTAAGGTAGAAACCCTAGAGGCAAAATCCTCTTGGTAATTTGCGGATGAGTCTATATCTAATCGACTAAATATAACCAGGCTATCTCCTAAAAAAGCAGAATTGGAATGAAAATATGGCAGTAAATAAAGAAAGCCGATTATTCACAAAACCCGTAGGCCGATCGCAAGTAATTTTAGCAGCTTCTCTAACTTTAGCGGCTGGATTAATCGCTTTTTATAGTTTGGTACCGTTTTGGTCTAAACCAAAAGTTGAGACACCACCAGCAAATTCACCAAAAGCTGCCACACCTGCAAAAGTTGCTGTGACAGCCTTGGGACGTTTGGAACCAGAAGGCGAAGTTACTTCTTTGACTGCTCCTGCTTCCAATAATGGGGTGCGAGTAGATAGACTGTTGGTGAAAGAAGGAGATGCGGTTAAAGCTGGGCAAACACTGGCCTATCTCGAAAATTATGGTCGTTCTAGAACTGCATTGCAACAGGCTTTAGACCAACTGCAAGTTGCCAAAGCTAAACTAGCGCAGGTGAAATCTGGAGGTAAAACTGGAGATATTGATGCTCAAAAGGCTGTAATTGCCCGGTTAGAGCCACAATATAAAGGGGATGTTGCTACTCAAGAAGCGACAATTGCCCGCATCCAGGCGGAAGTAGACAATGCTCAAGCCGAGAATAACCGCTATCAGCAATTATATAAACAAGGTGCGATCGCGGCTTCTGTAGCAGATAGCAAAGCTTTGCAACTAAAAACTACCCAACAGCAGCTAGCAGAAGCTCAAGCCATCCTCAAGCGAACTCAAGACACATACCAAGAACAAGTTAAGCAAGCACAAGCACAACTCACCAGTATTAGCGAAGTGCGTAGTGTAGATGTTCAAGTCGCACAAACCGAAGTCAACAGTGCAACAACATCTGTTCAACAAGCAAAAGCCGACTTGGATTTAAGTTATATAAAATCTCCCATAAATGGCAAAATTTTGAAAATTCACGCCAAAACTGGAGAAGTAATCAACACCAACAAAGGATTTGCTGAAATCGGTAAAACATCTCAAATGTATGTGATTGCAGAGGTGTATCAAACCGATGTTCAAAAAGTGCGTGTAGGACAAAAAGCCACCATTAACAGCACTGCATTTACTGGAACAATAAAAGGAACTGTCAAAGAAATTGGTTGGCAAGTTGACAAGCAAAATATCTTCAGCATAAACCCTGGTTCAGACACAGACCGCCGAATAGTTGAAGTTAAAATTTCCATCGATAATCCCGCAGATAGTGAAAAAGTTGCTCGTTTAACTAACTTACAAGTGGATGTCGCCATTCAGATTTAGTCAATTGGCAGATGTCATTCACCAATGACAAATGACAAATGACAAATGACAAATGACAAATGAAAATAAATCCATGAATTTTAAAATTCCTTTAGGATGGCTACAGCTAGCCCAGCAAAAAGTTCGTTTACTAGTAGCTGTAGCCGGAATTGGTTTTATTGTGCTGCTAATGTTTGTGCAACTTGGTTTCCAAGATGCCCTCTATTCCAGTGCAACTGCTGTACATCAAAATCTCAAAGGAGATTTATTTTTAGTTAGTTCGCAATATAAATCTTTGACCTCAAATCAAAGTTTTTCGCGGACTCGTTTATACCAATCTTTGGGGTTTGATGGCGTTGATTCAGTTAGCCCCATGTATTTGCAATTTGCCAAACTGAAAAATCCGGCTACTAGTGAGAAATATTCAATATATGTTATTGGTTTCGATCCAGGTAGACCTATGATGAATCTCCCAGAAGTGGAGAAAAATTTAGATAAACTCAAAATTCCCGATGTTGTGCTTTTTGACCGAGGTTCTCGCCCAGAGTTTGGCCCAATAGCTGAAAAATTTAATGCGGGAGAAACTGCACAGACAATTGAAATATTTCCCTACAGTTCATTAATTGGCTATAGAGTAAGAATTGGTGGTTTATTCACATTAGGCCCTTCCTTTGGGGTAGATGGAAATTTGCTTGTTAGTGACTCAACTTTTTTGAGGATAAATCCCAATACTCGTCCAGCAGATATGATTGATGTCGGTTTGATTTCCCTCAAACCTGGTGCTAATGCCGAAAAAGTACTAAAAAATTTGCAAGCAAGTTTGCCTAATGATGTCCAAGTTTTTACCCGCCAAGGCTTCATTGATTTTGAGAAACAATACTGGGCTGTCAGAACACCCATTGGTTTTATTCTTAACTTGATGTTGACAATGGCTGCGGTTGTTGGGGTGGTTATTGTTTATCAAATTCTTTACAGCAATATTGCTACACAGTTCGTTGCTTACGCCACTTTAAAAGCCATTGGTTATGCCAATAGCTACTTATTAAATGTGGTATTTCAACAAGCTTTGATTTTAGCAATTTTAGGTTATATCCCAGGATTTATTACTTCTGTTTTGTTATATAGCTTTGCGGCAGAAGCAACTAAACTACCAATAATGATGACCACTAATAATGCAGTGATTGTCTTAACTTCAACAGTTTTAATGTGCATAACATCAGGAGCGCTTGCGATTAACAAACTCCGCTCCGCAGATCCGGGAGATATTTTCTAACCAAGATAACTTGCTCAGAGTAACTTGTTAAAAACAAGCAAGTTTGTAGTAAGGACTTTAGTCCTTATTTTCTAAGCACTAAAGTGCTGAATACAAACTATCAAAACTAGCACTTTTCTTTTAATTCAAAATCCAAAATTGGTATAACCTTTACTATATGAACCTCAACAACAAAACCCTCCTAATTACTGGAATTAATGAATTTGTCGGATTGCGTACAGCCGAGTTAGCCATAGCGCAAGGGATGAAAGTTCGGGGACTACAAAGTTCTACAGAACAGAACAAACAATTACAGAATTTAGGTGTAGAGGTAATTATTGGTAGTATTACCGATTCTACTATTGCTCAAAAGGCTTGTCAGGGAGTAGATATCGTTTTACATACAGAGCAAATTGCCGAAGAAGCTGGTGCAATTAAGCATTTTCGTGAAGTCAATGTTGGCGGTACTGTCAACATGGCTAAAGCCGCTAAACAGGCTGGGGTCAAAACATTTGTGCATCTATCTAGTGTGATGGTTTACGGTTTTAACTATCCTGATGGTGTTACAGAATCCGGGCCACTTTCTGGCGAAAATAATCCCTACTGTCAAACTAAAATAGAAGCTGAAACAGCAGTATTAGAACTGAATCATCCTCCAGATTTTGGCATCATTGTTATTCGAGCTAAGCGATGTTTACGGCCCTGGAAGTATCCCCTGGATAGTCAGACCAATTCTGATGATGCGCCAAAAGTTATTTGCCTGTGCCAATGATGCTAAGGGAGTGATTAATCACGTATATATAGATAATCTGATTGATAGCATCTTTCTGGCGATAGAAAAAGAAACCTACGGTGAAATATTTAATATCACCGATGGACAAGAAACTTCGTGGAAAGAGTATTTTATGCGTTTAGCAGCAATGGAAGATTTACAAGCACCCCTTTCATTATCGAAAGATGAAATCAAGTTGTTTCTAAAGCTACGCGTTCAAGGACAAAAACTCTTTCGGAAAAAAGTTGATATATTACCAGAGTCTATAGATTTTATGACTCGTCCCTATGCTTGTTCCATTGCCAAAGCCCAAAATCTGTTAAATTATAAACCAGCAATTGACCTCGAAGAAGGAATGCAGCGAACACATGAATGGCTGCAAAAAACAGATATTCAAAGCTTGATGAAATAGTTCATAGATTTTTAGTAGTTCAGGAGTCAGGAGTCAGAATGGGCTAAACGCCCCGCTATCGCTCACAGAATGATTGGAAAATGAAACATCTGGGAGACTCTTGATTTACTTGAAATGATTCAGGTTGGTATCAAAGTATCCTGACTCCTGAATTCTGAATTCTTACCTTGCATCTACCTAACTACGATTAAGCGTAAACTAATCCACAGATTTTCCGAATACTTGTTTTCTATGAGTAGCAATCAGCCACGATTGAGCATCGGATTACCTGTATACAATGGTGAAAAATTTATCAAAGAAGCCATAGATTCACTCTTGGCTCAGACTTTTGAAGATTTTGAGCTAATTATTTCAGATAACGCATCGACAGATAAAACTGAAGAAATTTGTAGAGCTTATGCAGAGCAAGATCAACGTATTCGTTACTACCGCAATGACAAGAATATAGGTTGTGCTGGTAACTTTAATCGCGTCTTGCAACTGTCATCAGGTGAGTATTTTAAATGGGCAGCCCATGACGATCTACATTCTCCAGATTTTATCAAGAAGTGTGTCGATGTGCTTGACCAAGATCCTACCATAATCTTGTGTCACTCCCATGCATATTTCATTGATGAACAGGGGAATTTTATCCAAAATTACAATATCAAAGTCAAGGCAGATGCACTAAAACCACAGGAGCGCTTTCACGAATTACTGACCAAGCATTTATGCAATCAATGTTACGGGGTAATTCGCGCTAGTGCTTTGAAAAAAATACCGCCTATGGGTGGTTACGGTAATGCAGATGGAATTCTTTTGTTAAGACTTGGTATTCTCGGTAGGTTTTATGAAATCCCTGAATACCTGTTTTTCTTCAGAAGTCATCCGCAACAATCAATGAGTATGTTTTTCCCCAATTATTTGTTGTTAACAAATACAAATCAAAAATCATTCTTGAGTATGCTGCCTGATTTTTATGAGTATACAGTGTGGTTTGATTCAGCAAAGAAAGGACAAATTTTATTCCCACATTGGAGAATAATCTGGGAGTATATACTCTCTATATGGCGTAGTCCTTTGAGTTTGAATGAGCGGCTTTGCTGTCATAGAAGTCTACAACAGCAGTTAAAAGGGACAGAATATCTTTTGCTGAAAGATTTGCTAAGTGTGCTGCAAGTACTTTGGAAAGGTTGGAAAACAGCATTCGTTAAAGAAAAGCAAGTCATTTTTTGAAAGAGCCAGTTTACAAATAAAAGCTAGCGATCGCCAGCTTTATATCAACCCCAAAATCTGAGTTTTCACGTCATGTGGAAAAGCCAACGGAAAACCTAACCCCCAGCCCCCTTCCCTTGTAGGGAAGGGGGAGAAATCAAAGCCTCTCTCCTTGTAGGGGAGAGGTTTGGAGAGGGGTTTTCCAGATCCCGTGAAAAGTCAGCCCCAAAATCACCTATTTGACTACAAAATTATGCTGAAACTATCTCATGTTTTGCTTGCTACTTTAGTGAGCATCAGCTTTGCTAAAACAGTGAACGCAGAGCCAACTGCAACACTTAATGTTGTAGTAAATGGAATACATCACCAAAAAGGTGAGATTTGCTTCCGAGTTTATGCAAATGAAAAAGGATTTCCAATGAGTAGTACTAGTGAAGCTAAAAGTGGCTGCGCTAAGATTACTGGCACTTCTGTAAAAAAAGAATTCTCCGGTTTGAAACCTGGAACTTATGCTGTAGCTGTGGTTGACGATCAAAATGGCGATCGCAAACTCAATAAAGACTTTTTCGGTATTCCCAAAGAAGGTTTTGGGATTTCCAAAAATCCAACTGTGTCTATACAAACAGGTACACCAAAGTTTCGTGATGCCAGTTTTGTTGTAAACAAAAATACAACAGTGACCATCATCATGAAATATTCACTTGATTCGTAAAGGGAATGGGGAAAGAGGCAGGGGAGCAGCACTTCTCTACGAGAGGCTGCACTTCGACTACGCTCAGTGACCACGCCAACGGCTACGCTCAGTGACCGGGGAGCAGGGGAGCAGAGGAGAAGTTGCAGTAAGTTTTTCCCCTTTGCCTCTTGTGCCCCATGCCCAATCCCTAATTTCCAATCCATTATTCTGTCGGAGATTAAAAATTTAATGGAAGATTTGGCAATATTTCTGTCTAAGTCTTTGATGGGTTGGCTGGTTATTCAGGTGTGTTTCACGCTTGTCTTTATATGGTATCTGCGCTCGTCTAAAAAAAACTTATTACCAGACGATCAGTTACCCAAAACAGCAGTAATTCTTTGCTTACGTGGAGCCGATCCATTTTTGCCTAGATGTTTGCGATCGCTCCTAAATCAAAACTATCCACAGTATGATTTAAAGTTGATCGTTGATAGTCACGAAGATCCTGCTTGGAAAATTGCTAGTGAAACCATCACTGAGCAAGAAGCAACCAACGTTCAAATCAGCCCTTTGAGAATAGTACGTAACAGTTGTAGTCTCAAATGCAGTTCTTTAATCCAAGCTGTCCGAGAGTTGGACGACTCCTATAAGGTGGTTGCTTTAGTAGATGCTGATACTATAGTTCATCTGAATTGGCTGCGAGAATTAGTCAGTCCTCTAGGCGATGCCAAAGTAGGCGCAACAACAGGCAATCGTTGGTACGTACCAACAGGTAGCTATTGGGGTTCTTTAGTACGATACATCGGCAATGTATCCACAGTAGTGCAAATGTTTATCTTCCAGATTCCTTGGGGTGGAACTTTGGCTGTGAAAACAGAAGTGCTTCGCCAAACAGAACTGCTAGATAAGTGGGGACAAGCTTTAGGCGAAGATTTTATGATGCACGACATCCTGAAAAAACATGGTTTTCAGGTAAAGTTTGTGCCTTCGCTGCTAATAGTCAATCGCGAAGAGACTGATTTATTCAACTTAATAGACTATCTCAAGCGCCTTATCCTTTTTTCTCGACTGTATCATCCCCGTTGGTTGGCTCTTGTTAGTGAAGCTGTTTCTAGCATTTTGTTTCCGACTCTACTGAGCGTGTTAGTTCTAGAGTCGCTATTAGAGGCAAAATGGGAAGCTGCGGCTCTGTTGTTAGTCTGCTATGGAGTTTACACTGTCGGATTACTCTTGATAATGCTGGTGTTGGAATTAGAGATACAGCGAGTGGTTCACTCTAATGACCAGGCGATGCCTACCGGCAAGCCGTTCCACGTCTACGCCAAATTATCGGCTGCTACAATCATTAAAATGTTGATTGGGATTCCGTTGACACAGTGGGTTTATGGGTTAGCGATGCTATCATCCCTGTGGACATCAACAGTTACCTGGCGCGGTGTCAGCTATCGCGTTAAAGGGCCTTGGAATATCCGCTTAGTGGAATATCGCCCTTATCAATGGTTGGATCAGCCTATTAATAGCAAGGTTTCTCTTTGAATTAAATCGCTAAATATCAACTAGGGCATGAAAGTTATTACACTAAACATTCCCTAGTCTTCAAATTATATTATCTTATATTTAGTAGAACTATATTAGCTATAACCCTTGTAAAAAGATACGTTTTTACTTGTTGATTATCAAAATGTATTTACATTTTTAGCAAGGGTTTAGACAAATATATTAAGGGGAATTTTGACTCAATACGGTTCAGTTAAGAAGAATAGTAGGTTGGGTTGAGCTTAAGCGTTACCCAACAAAGCCTTGATAATGTTGAGTTACCCTGCGGGAAGCAAGCTACGTTCCTCAACCCAACCTACGCCAGTTGTAGTTTTTAGCCTTAACTGAACCGTCTTGAATTTTGACTTAGTATTTTGGATGTTTTGATAGTTTCAAGTTAGTTTTATAAACATCCACTTCAAAATCGAAAATTTCAGCTATTTGACAATGCGTAAATCCTTAGTCTAACTGTATTGGTGGGAATTTCTGAGCCAGATAATCAGGATGTTCATGAAACATTTGCTGCGTAAATCCTAAGTTAAAAACCAGCAATTTTGTGAAATATTCCCCTTTATTATGACTAAGCAAAAACTTCGCATTGCACTGTTTACAGGGTTGTACGCTCCTTTCTTAACTGGTGTTTCCGTTGCAGTTCACCAACGAGTTCGTTGGTTACTAGAGCAGGGACATGAGGTTTTTCTAATCCATCCGCAAATCAACGATCGCTACCCCAAAAATGTTGGCGATCGCCCCATGCCAGGTTTGGAGGAAATTCAGTCTTTCCCCAATTTCTCTGCTTACGCATTCCCCACAGAACCGCTGCTATTCTATAAGTCTCTTCCTCAACCGTTGAACTATCGGTATTGGAGTGATACCAAGTTGCTGGAGGAATTCAAACCCGATATTATCGTAGTTGAAGAAGCAGCACAAATGAGAGGTTTGTACTCATTTTTCTTGCAAGGTTATGGTCGCCCTATCGGCACTCAATACGCAAAACGAACAGGCACGCCAATAATATCACTCTTCCATACAGATATCGTTGCCTATATCAAATATTACTTTGGAGACCGATTCTTCAATTTGGTTCGTCCCATCGTTCCCATTTTAGTTAAGCAATTTAGTGAGTCTTATGACTTCAATTACTTCTCTTCTAAAGAGCAACTGACTAAATACGAAGAACTGAAATGCCAACGCGCTGAATACGTCGCTTATCAAGGTATCGATTGCGAAAAATTTCACCCGCGAAATATTTGTTACAACCCAATTCCCAACGATAACCGACCAACTCTGTTGTTTGTCGGACGCATCACACCCGAAAAGAATGTCAATCAATTGCTTGATATCTTTCCAATCATAGCTGCCAAAATTCCTGATGTTCATCTGGTAATTGTTGGTAGTGGCCCGCTAGATGAAGAGATCCGCGAACGTGCTAAAAAGTTTGGATCGGGCGTTACTGTATGGGGTGAGTCTCACGGTACAGAACTTCTAGGTTGGTTTGCCAGAGCGGATGTTTTTGTTAATCCCTCCGTTACCGAGAACTTCTGCACGACAAATAACGAAGCATTAGCATCTGGAACTCCTCTGGTTGCTGTTATTGCGCCGTCAACCTCAGAACAGGTATTTCCTGGTCGTAACGGCTTCCTTGCCCAACCTAACAACCCTACAGACTTCGCCCAAAAGGTAATTGCGATTCTGGAAAATCCCGATTTGAAAGCAGATATGACTAGACACGCTCGCCCCTCTATACTCGAATTTGATTGGTCAGCGTGTATGCAGAAATTTGAACACAAACTCTACCAAATCATTGAAGGAGCGCAGAAGGTTGAGGTAAGTACAAGCAGTATAAGAGGATAACAATCACAAACAGATCGCTAGTATTTACAGTACTAGCGATCGCTACTGCAACTTTTTGCACCAACGAGTTTTAGGATTATTAAACACATCCGACTTGCATTCTTGTCGTTTTAGCTAGCAGAAGTTGTGAGTTAATGATTTATCGAGGTCTTTATCTCTTTATCATTAAATGCGATCGCCTTTCAAAATCAGTCAAGTGGGGTTGTAACTATGTTATTAGACCTCCAGCTTGAAAAATCTGTTCGACGGTTAAATTCAATTCCGGGAAAGTAGGTGAGATAATGCTTATACCGCTACAGGCATCGCTACCTCGAAACTGCCTGACTTGGTATTCTCCTTCAACTAACGAGTAAATCCAGATAGTTGGTTGTTTAGGATTGCCTATAAACCGCTTACCACCTAAAGCTGCATAATCTATAATCCAGTATTCAGGAATGCCTACTGCCTCATAGTCTGCCACTTTTTTTAAATAATCATCTCTCCAGTTAGTACTAACTACCTCAACTACTAAAGGAATTGATGCTGCTTGGCTAATAGTTGATTCTTTTTTCCACAGAGGCTCATTTACTAAATTAGTCCGATTTAATATCAGCACATCTGGAGAATAAGCTGATTGACCTTCCAATGGTTTAATAAACGCTGTTTTAGGAATGAAGTAGGGAAGTTTTAGCCTCTTAATTTCGGCAGATATTTCTAGTACCAAAAATCCAACGACCTCTTCATGGTCGCCTTTTGGTGGTGCTATCTCAACAATTACTCCATCATGCAGTTCATAACGTTGTTGCGAATTTTCTGGATACCAAGCGATGAATTCATCGAATGTTACTAGTTTACGTAAGGCTTGAATCATAATTGATCGCCCTCAGCACTTGGTTTCGGTCATGCCGCACCCTTGCCTCTATCAGTTGGAAGAGGCTACTGACGTGCGGTTTCTAATTCTACAATTCATGCAAGCTGATTTTACCAACCCGCCACCCATGCAAGATTGGCATAGTAAACAATCCCCATGCCAAACCTGTAATCAACCCAAAAGGCGTAACCAGATAATTATTAAAACTCCACAAACCGAAAACCTGTGCTGCCAATTCCAAAGGATAAGCCATCATTAGCACACTAGCTAGTGCCGCACCACTCCAGCCATACTGACTTAACCAGTAAAATCCCTTACCACCAGTTACGCCATACAGCAGACGAGTAATCAGCAAACCCGTGACAGTGCCGTAGCAGCGCATACACACAGCCATAATAAACGGTGGTGCTAAATCTAACCCCATATCTGGTTGCGGACAGACATGATTACCCATGAAATAAATGATGTCCGCAATTCCAGGAAGCAAAGACACTCCAGACGCAGCCAAAAAGGGAGCGATAGGCGGGCCAAACACCATCCCTACCAACAAGAAATCAGCGATAAAACTGACCCAATTAATCTGCAACTCTTCACTGAAAGCTACTCTTGTCATTTCTCTTTGTCTGCGTCTTTGCGTCTACGTTTTCTTAACCTACCTTATTTACATAAGGACTTGTCAACTTATCCAACTGCTGAATCAACAGACTGAGGAATAATCCCACATCTGTCACCACACCCACTGATTCTACAGAACCGCGATCGCTTAACTTAGTCACTACAGCTGGATTAATATCCACACATACCATTTTCACACCAGCCGGGGTCATATTCCCCACGCCAATGGAGTGCAGCATCGATGACAACATCAAAATCATCTCTGCACCTTCTAGGTGTTTGGCATATTCCTCCTGTGCTTGAATCAAATCCATTACGGTATCAGGCAAAGGCCCGTCATCCCGAATCGATCCCGCAAGCACAAAAGGTACATTATTGTGGACACATTCATACATCACGCCACTTTTAATTGCTCCCGCTTCCACAGCTTTGGGAATGCTGCCATAACGGCGGATACTATTAATTACCTTCAGGTGATGGCGGTGTCCACCACGGACGGCGACACCCCGCTTCATGTCTACACCCAAGGAAGTGCCCATGATATTTTGCTCGATGTCGTGAACTGCGATCGCATTCCCACCCAGCAACGCCTGTACATATCCTTCCCGAACCAGTTGCGCCAAGTGTTCGCCGCCACCAGTGTGAATTACCACTGGCCCAGCC
This portion of the Nostoc sp. GT001 genome encodes:
- the devC gene encoding ABC transporter permease DevC; this translates as MNFKIPLGWLQLAQQKVRLLVAVAGIGFIVLLMFVQLGFQDALYSSATAVHQNLKGDLFLVSSQYKSLTSNQSFSRTRLYQSLGFDGVDSVSPMYLQFAKLKNPATSEKYSIYVIGFDPGRPMMNLPEVEKNLDKLKIPDVVLFDRGSRPEFGPIAEKFNAGETAQTIEIFPYSSLIGYRVRIGGLFTLGPSFGVDGNLLVSDSTFLRINPNTRPADMIDVGLISLKPGANAEKVLKNLQASLPNDVQVFTRQGFIDFEKQYWAVRTPIGFILNLMLTMAAVVGVVIVYQILYSNIATQFVAYATLKAIGYANSYLLNVVFQQALILAILGYIPGFITSVLLYSFAAEATKLPIMMTTNNAVIVLTSTVLMCITSGALAINKLRSADPGDIF
- a CDS encoding glycosyltransferase family 2 protein, translated to MEDLAIFLSKSLMGWLVIQVCFTLVFIWYLRSSKKNLLPDDQLPKTAVILCLRGADPFLPRCLRSLLNQNYPQYDLKLIVDSHEDPAWKIASETITEQEATNVQISPLRIVRNSCSLKCSSLIQAVRELDDSYKVVALVDADTIVHLNWLRELVSPLGDAKVGATTGNRWYVPTGSYWGSLVRYIGNVSTVVQMFIFQIPWGGTLAVKTEVLRQTELLDKWGQALGEDFMMHDILKKHGFQVKFVPSLLIVNREETDLFNLIDYLKRLILFSRLYHPRWLALVSEAVSSILFPTLLSVLVLESLLEAKWEAAALLLVCYGVYTVGLLLIMLVLELEIQRVVHSNDQAMPTGKPFHVYAKLSAATIIKMLIGIPLTQWVYGLAMLSSLWTSTVTWRGVSYRVKGPWNIRLVEYRPYQWLDQPINSKVSL
- a CDS encoding ABC exporter membrane fusion protein, with the protein product MAVNKESRLFTKPVGRSQVILAASLTLAAGLIAFYSLVPFWSKPKVETPPANSPKAATPAKVAVTALGRLEPEGEVTSLTAPASNNGVRVDRLLVKEGDAVKAGQTLAYLENYGRSRTALQQALDQLQVAKAKLAQVKSGGKTGDIDAQKAVIARLEPQYKGDVATQEATIARIQAEVDNAQAENNRYQQLYKQGAIAASVADSKALQLKTTQQQLAEAQAILKRTQDTYQEQVKQAQAQLTSISEVRSVDVQVAQTEVNSATTSVQQAKADLDLSYIKSPINGKILKIHAKTGEVINTNKGFAEIGKTSQMYVIAEVYQTDVQKVRVGQKATINSTAFTGTIKGTVKEIGWQVDKQNIFSINPGSDTDRRIVEVKISIDNPADSEKVARLTNLQVDVAIQI
- a CDS encoding NAD-dependent epimerase/dehydratase family protein, with translation MNLNNKTLLITGINEFVGLRTAELAIAQGMKVRGLQSSTEQNKQLQNLGVEVIIGSITDSTIAQKACQGVDIVLHTEQIAEEAGAIKHFREVNVGGTVNMAKAAKQAGVKTFVHLSSVMVYGFNYPDGVTESGPLSGENNPYCQTKIEAETAVLELNHPPDFGIIVIRAKRCLRPWKYPLDSQTNSDDAPKVICLCQ
- a CDS encoding glycosyltransferase family 2 protein — translated: MSSNQPRLSIGLPVYNGEKFIKEAIDSLLAQTFEDFELIISDNASTDKTEEICRAYAEQDQRIRYYRNDKNIGCAGNFNRVLQLSSGEYFKWAAHDDLHSPDFIKKCVDVLDQDPTIILCHSHAYFIDEQGNFIQNYNIKVKADALKPQERFHELLTKHLCNQCYGVIRASALKKIPPMGGYGNADGILLLRLGILGRFYEIPEYLFFFRSHPQQSMSMFFPNYLLLTNTNQKSFLSMLPDFYEYTVWFDSAKKGQILFPHWRIIWEYILSIWRSPLSLNERLCCHRSLQQQLKGTEYLLLKDLLSVLQVLWKGWKTAFVKEKQVIF
- a CDS encoding DUF2141 domain-containing protein; this translates as MLKLSHVLLATLVSISFAKTVNAEPTATLNVVVNGIHHQKGEICFRVYANEKGFPMSSTSEAKSGCAKITGTSVKKEFSGLKPGTYAVAVVDDQNGDRKLNKDFFGIPKEGFGISKNPTVSIQTGTPKFRDASFVVNKNTTVTIIMKYSLDS